The Eleutherodactylus coqui strain aEleCoq1 chromosome 13, aEleCoq1.hap1, whole genome shotgun sequence genome includes a window with the following:
- the LOC136587557 gene encoding lysosomal protective protein-like, whose product MMLPLLLCALFLDVRPGEAVPEKDRILNLPGLSNPPSFRQFSGYLDASGGKKFHYWFVECQDDPKSCPLVLWLNGGPGCSSLAGFLTEHGPFLIQPDGQTLKDHEYSWNKIANVIYLESPAGVGFSYSDDKKYRIGDAQVAQDNYMALKDFFRLYPEFVGNDFYITGESYAGFYVPALALEVTKDSSINLKGLAIGNGVTDYTINHYSLIYFAYYHGLFDTKFWSHLEDACCETAVCNFLDSPGLFCNLAIRLAHFKTRNSKLNIYNLYQPCVEGEPGEIRDYGDHIKAYHPGTLSIQSHSEFSKRLKDASRFNKPISMGVPCVNDTDLSTYLNNPDVRSALHIPQSLPQWEICNEYVFSNFKRELVNVHDQYLQLLKEKKYRILVFSGDADMACNFLGIEWFVNGLDLEVEEPYHAWMYHDGTELQIGGFAKQYANLTLITVKGAGHMVPTDKPLESFQMFGRFINNEPF is encoded by the exons ATG ATGCTTCCACTGTTGCTTTGTGCTCTGTTTCTGGATGTGCGTCCAGGAGAGGCTGTTCCTGAGAAAGATCGAATCTTAAACCTTCCTGGTCTGAGTAACCCACCCTCATTTCGACAATTTTCTGGATATCTCGATGCTTCTGGTGGAAAAAAGTTCCATTACTG GTTTGTGGAGTGTCAGGATGACCCCAAGTCTTGTCCTTTGGTCTTGTGGCTGAATGGAGGTCCTGGCTGTAGCAGTCTCGCTGGATTCTTAACTGAGCATGGTCCATTCCTG ATTCAGCCAGATGGCCAGACCCTGAAGGACCATGAGTATTCCTGGAATAAG ATTGCAAATGTTATCTATCTGGAATCTCCTGCTGGAGTTGGATTTTCCTACTCTGATGACAAAAAATATAGAATAGGAGATGCACAG GTTGCTCAGGACAACTATATGGCCTTGAAGGATTTTTTTCGCCTCTACCCGGAGTTCGTTGGAAATGATTTTTACATAACAGGGGAGAGTTATGCGGGCTTTTATGTTCCTGCTCTGGCACTTGAGGTTACAAAGGACAGCAGTATAAACTTGAAG GGCCTCGCTATTGGAAATGGGGTCACAGATTATACAATAAATCACTACTCCCTAATATATTTCGCATATTACCATGGTCTGTTTGATACAAA GTTCTGGTCACATCTAGAGGATGCTTGCTGTGAAACAGCAGTATGCAATTTTTTAGATTCCCCCGGCCTATTTTGTAATTTGGCA ATTCGTTTAGCCCACTTTAAAACTCGCAACAGTAAGCTGAATATATATAATCTTTATCAGCCATGTGTGGAGGGCGAACCTGGTGAGATCAG AGACTATGGGGACCATATTAAAGCCTATCACCCGGGGACATTGTCTATTCAAAGTCATTCTGAATTCAGTAAG AGGCTGAAGGATGCGTCTCGGTTCAACAAGCCGATATCAATGGGTGTTCCTTGTGTGAATGACACAGACCTCTCTACCTACCTGAACAACCCCGATGTGCGGTCAGCATTACATATCCCACAATCACTGCCCCAATGGGAGATCTGCAA TGAATACGTGTTCAGTAACTTTAAAAGAGAGCTGGTAAATGTACACGACCAATATCTTCAGCTCCTGAAAGAGAAG aagtatcgcatccTGGTGTTTAGTGGGGATGCAGACATGGCCTGCAACTTTCTGGGCATTGAGTGGTTTGTGAATGGACTCGACTTGGAG GTAGAGGAACCATACCATGCTTGGATGTACCATGATGGAACAGAGTTACAGATTGGTGGTTTTGCAAAACAATATGCCAACCTCACCCTTATAACTGTGAAG